One genomic region from Quercus robur chromosome 4, dhQueRobu3.1, whole genome shotgun sequence encodes:
- the LOC126721233 gene encoding putative receptor-like protein kinase At3g47110 has product MKLHNPNFPALLSSTHLHMILLFTITLLCLQPATPTNETDRLALLKFKESIANDPYGILTSWNDSIQFCNWHGITCGRRHQRVTALELEGRKLHGTITPYIGNLTFLRAINLQNNSFYGEIPKEVGHLLRLRHLNLSYNTLGGEIPASLGNISELRIMDIRWNKLIGKIPMELGSLTKLLVLWVKSNNLTGEIPPFLGNLSFLESFSATYNNLEGNIPESFGRLKSLSTFAIGANKLNGTIPSPLYNISSISILLIADNQLSGTLPTNIGLTLPNLQLFEISINKFFGPIPISICNASQLQIFEITYNNFMGSVPTNLGNLPDLVSLSLGENHLGRDLDFLTSLRNCSKLEELVLGGNQFEGVLPNSIGNLSTQLNSLYVEGNQISGTIPETLENLMNLIVLYMDMNLFTGVIPSYIGKFPMLQIFSLSGNNFSGQIPNNLGNLTQLIQLYLSQNNLEGSIPSSLGNCQNLQSLDVSQNYLSGVIPWQVFDLYSLTLLLNLAHNLFSGKLPVQLGNLKNIYSLDLSENHLSGKIPETIGSCFKLDHLYLQGNSFEGVIPSSMASLKGLEHLDLSRNNLSGLIPKGLEKLLFLKYLNLSFNDIEGELPTEGVFRNINAISVVGNNKLCGGIPQLQLTTCHTVTKSRKSFTFGVTITIICVVVCIFLVASFLALYWRKRSKKKPSSIDSKMELLPTISYKMLHQATNGFSPNNLIGSGSFGSVYKGVLDQEERLVAVKVLNLQNKDASKSFMAECNVLRNVRHRNLIKILTCCSSINYNGDDFKALVFQFMTNGSLDMWLHSMENSDNQSKNLSVLQRLIIAIDVAFALNYLHNHCEQKIIHCDLKPSNILLDSDMIAHVSDFGLSRLLTTSNDSSQTCTSTIGLKGSIGYVAPEYGMGGEASTEGDVYSYGVLLLEMFTGRRPTDDMFKDGLDLHNFVKMTLPKRLIQVVDPLLLPREVEEMGVATTAMMARKEDDNDSEIVEEANNIEDSRHIDVDMQKCLLSILNIGILCSLESPKERISMEEVIKELQLIKSTFVSLGIRRGRPSKAQRPGTSRRD; this is encoded by the exons ATGAAGCTTCACAACCCCAATTTTCCTGCATTATTAAGCTCTACACACCTTCATATGATTCTACTCTTTACTATAACCCTACTATGCTTGCAACCTGCCACGCCAACAAACGAGACTGATCGTTTGGCTTTGCTCAAATTTAAAGAATCCATTGCTAATGACCCATATGGAATCTTGACCTCATGGAATGATTCTATCCAATTCTGCAACTGGCATGGAATTACATGCGGCCGTCGCCATCAAAGAGTCACAGCCCTAGAACTAGAAGGGCGTAAATTGCATGGAACCATTACACCTTACATTGGAAACCTCACCTTTCTTAGAGCTATCAACCTCCAAAACAACAGCTTTTATGGTGAAATTCCAAAAGAAGTTGGTCATTTGCTCCGACTGCGACATCTCAATCTTTCATATAACACGTTGGGAGGAGAAATTCCAGCCAGCTTGGGCAACATCTCTGAACTCAGGATAATGGACATAAGGTGGAACAAACTTATTGGGAAAATTCCCATGGAGCTTGGCTCTTTAACCAAGCTTTTAGTTCTTTGGGTCAAGTCTAACAATTTGACAGGAGAAATCCCACCTTTCTTGGGAAATCTTTCGTTTCTTGAATCTTTTTCGGCAACTTATAATAATTTAGAGGGAAATATTCCAGAGAGCTTTGGCCGTTTGAAAAGCTTATCAACTTTCGCCATTGGAGCCAATAAATTGAACGGTACAATCCCTTCCCCTCTCTACAATATATCATCTATCAGCATATTGCTAATTGCAGACAACCAACTTAGTGGTACTCTTCCAACAAACATAGGCCTCACTCTCCCTAATCTCCAATTATTTgaaataagtattaataaattttttgggcCAATTCCTATTTCTATATGCAATGCATCTCAACTTCAAATATTTGAAATCACATATAACAACTTCATGGGATCAGTTCCAACTAATCTGGGAAATCTACCAGATCTTGTGAGTCTATCTCTAGGTGAAAATCACCTAGGAAGGGATTTAGACTTTTTAACATCTTTAAGAAATTGTAGCAAATTGGAAGAGCTGGTTTTAGGTGGAAACCAATTTGAAGGTGTTTTGCCCAATTCTATAGGCAACTTGTCAACACAACTCAATTCGTTATATGTTGAAGGCAATCAAATATCTGGAACTATCCCTGAAACATTGGAGAATCTTATGAACTTAATTGTCCTGTATATGGATATGAATCTTTTCACAGGTGTGATACCTAGTTATATTGGGAAGTTTCCGATGttgcaaatattttctttatcgGGAAACAATTTTTCAGGACAAATCCCAAACAACTTAGGGAATCTCACTCAATTGATTCAACTCTATTTGTCTCAAAACAACTTGGAGGGAAGCATACCTTCAAGCCTTGGTAATTGCCAAAATTTGCAAAGTTTagatgtttcacaaaattaccTCAGTGGAGTCATACCCTGGCAAGTTTTTGATCTTTATTCCTTGACACTATTACTCAATTTAGCACACAACTTATTCAGTGGCAAATTACCAGTTCAATTAggcaatttgaaaaatatatattcactTGATCTCTCTGAAAACCATTTATCTGGTAAAATTCCTGAGACAATTGGAAGTTGCTTCAAATTAGATCACTTATACTTGCAAGGCAATTCCTTTGAAGGGGTCATACCTTCATCCATGGCTTCCTTAAAAGGCCTTGAACATTTAGATCTTTCACGAAACAACTTGTCAGGGTTAATTCCAAAGGGCCTAGagaaacttttatttttgaaatatttgaacCTTTCATTTAATGATATTGAGGGTGAGCTACCAACAGAAGGAGTTTTCAGAAATATAAATGCAATATCAGTTGTTGGAAACAATAAACTTTGCGGGGGCATTCCACAATTGCAATTGACAACATGTCACACCGTTACAAAATCGAGAAAGTCCTTTACTTTTGGAGtaacaatcacaattatttgTGTGGTTGTATGTATCTTTCTAGTTGCATCCTTTCTTGCACTTTATTGGAGGAAAAGATCAAAAAAGAAACCATCTTCAATAGACTCAAAGATGGAACTCCTTCCAACAATTTCATACAAAATGCTCCATCAAGCGACTAATGGATTTTCTCCCAACAATTTGATTGGATCTGGCAGTTTTGGATCAGTATATAAAGGAGTTCTTGACCAAGAAGAAAGATTAGTTGCTGTAAAGGTTCTTAACCTTCAAAACAAAGATGCTTCAAAGAGTTTTATGGCAGAATGCAACGTATTAAGAAACGTTCGGCATCGAAATCTTATAAAGATCTTAACATGTTGCTCCAGTATAAATTATAATGGCGATGATTTCAAAGCTCTAGTTTTTCAATTCATGACAAATGGGAGCTTGGACATGTGGCTGCATTCGATGGAAAATAGCGACAATCAGTCAAAAAATTTGAGTGTTCTTCAAAGACTAATTATTGCAATTGACGTGGCATTTGCTTTAAATTATCTTCACAATCACTGTGAGCAAAAAATCATTCATTGTGATTTAAAGCCAAGCAATATTCTTCTTGATAGTGATATGATTGCTCATGTAAGTGATTTTGGCTTATCAAGGCTCCTCACAACTTCGAATGATTCTTCCCAAACGTGTACTAGCACAATTGGATTAAAGGGATCTATTGGTTATGTTGCTCCAG AGTATGGCATGGGTGGTGAGGCATCAACTGAGGGGGATGTATACAGTTATGGGGTTCTTTTATTGGAAATGTTTACAGGAAGGAGACCCACTGATGATATGTTTAAAGATGGTCTTGATCTCCATAACTTCGTTAAGATGACCTTACCAAAAAGGCTCATTCAAGTTGTTGACCCACTACTTTTGCCAAGAGAAGTTGAAGAAATGGGAGTAGCAACTACAGCAATGATGGCAAGAAAAGAAGATGACAATGATAGTGAAATTGTAGAAGAAGCTAATAATATTGAGGACTCTAGGCATATTGATGTTGACATGCAAAAATGCTTACTCTCAATCCTTAATATTGGAATCTTATGTTCATTGGAGTCTCCAAAAGAGAGAATCAGTATGGAGGAAGTCATTAAGGAACTACAATTGATAAAAAGTACTTTTGTTAGTTTGGGGATCCGCAGAGGTAGACCAAGTAAAGCTCAA AGGCCTGGAACAAGTAGAAGAGATTAA
- the LOC126720405 gene encoding cyclic nucleotide-gated ion channel 1-like isoform X3: MDSKRLKIFRFNDRSTEPSLSSGQKSDFEHGLRPRSFRTAVGRVLERLRGRFDRGSERIKSFKKLKSIPYVGDQPKKVTAPAPTPKKTILDPQGQFLQTWNKVFVLSCVISVAVDPLFFYIPVIKDKEKCLGVDNKLAIIAFVLRSLFDAFYALHIIFQFRTGFIAPSSQVFGRGEMISDPVAIAKRYLSTYFLIDILSILPFPQVVVFDIILSIKFRVPIMKQMLKLVIFSQYVPRLIRLYPLYMEVTRTSGILTQTAWAGAAYNLFLYMLASHVVGAFWYLFAIEREGTCWQNKCMTNGDCKDKYFYCGDRDDSKLDFVGLYKECPVKKPDDVGENDFDFGMFTDALKSGMVLDITDFKVKLSYCFWWGFRNLSSLGQNLETSTFIWEIVFAVFISTFGLVLFSLLIGNMQRYLQSTTMRVEEMRVKRTDAERWMSHRMLPEELRARVRRYQQYKWQLTRGVEEENLLQSLPKDLRRDITRHLCLNLLKSVPMFEKMDIQLFDALCDRLKPVIHTEKSCIILEGDPVDEMLFIMRGNLTTITTNAGKKGNAGDLKAGDFCGEELFAWALNPRSSTSLPISTRTVIAQTEVEAFVLRAADLKFVASQFRRLHDKQFQHIFRFYSLQWKTWAARRIQAVWRRYHERKLYKSLHEAEDRLQDGVTDEAGTSKVEHNGEGKAPKRLLLLPQKPDEPNFIGED, from the exons ATGGATTCCAAGCGACTTAAAATTTTCAG GTTTAACGATCGGAGTACAGAACCATCTTTGAGTTCTGGGCAGAAATCTGACTTTGAACATGGACTACGTCCAAGAAGCTTTAGAACAGCAGTTGGCAGAGTTTTGGAGAGGCTTCGGGGAAGATTCGATAGGGGTTCCGAGAGGATTAAAAGCttcaaaaaactgaaaagcatCCCTTATGTAGGTGATCAGCCAAAAAAAGTGACAGCTCCAGCTCCTACTCCTAAGAAGACAATTCTTGATCCTCAGGGTCAGTTTCTTCAAACTTGGAACAAAGTATTTGTGCTCTCTTGTGTCATATCTGTGGCTGTGGACCCTTTGTTCTTTTACATCCCAGTGATCAAGGACAAGGAGAAGTGCCTTGGTGTGGACAATAAACTGGCTATAATTGCTTTTGTTCTTCGTTCACTCTTTGATGCTTTTTATGCACTTCATATAATCTTTCAGTTCCGTACTGGGTTTATTGCCCCTTCTTCTCAAGTATTCGGAAGGGGTGAGATGATTAGTGATCCGGTGGCAATAGCAAAAAGATACTTATCCACATACTTCCTCATTGACATTCTGTCAATTCTTCCCTTTCCACAG GTGGTAGtttttgatatcattttgtCAATCAAATTCCGAGTTCCAATCATGAAGCAAATGCTGAAGCTCGTAATCTTCTCACAGTATGTGCCTAGACTTATTCGGCTCTATCCACTATACATGGAAGTAACAAGAACTTCCGGGATACTGACTCAAACAGCATGGGCTGGAGCTGCTTATAATCTTTTTCTCTATATGCTAGCCAGTCAC GTAGTTGGAGCTTTTTGGTACTTGTTTGCCATTGAACGAGAGGGTACATGCTGGCAAAATAAGTGTATGACTAATGGTGATTGTAAAGATAAATATTTTTACTGTGGAGACCGCGATGATTCAAAATTAGACTTTGTAGGTCTATATAAGGAGTGCCCTGTTAAAAAACCCGATGATGTTGGAGAAAATGACTTTGACTTTGGAATGTTTACTGACGCTCTGAAGTCTGGAATGGTACTGGATATAACAGATTTTAAAGTGAAATTAAGTTACTGCTTTTGGTGGGGTTTTCGTAACCTTAG CTCTCTTGGCCAAAACCTTGAAACAAGCACTTTTATTTGGGAGATAGTCTTTGCTGTGTTCATATCCACCTTTGGGTTGGTTTTATTCTCGTTACTTATTGGCAATATGCAG AGATATCTGCAATCCACAACAATGAGAGTAGAAGAAATGAGAGTGAAAAGGACTGATGCAGAACGGTGGATGTCCCACCGTATGCTCCCCGAGGAATTAAGGGCACGAGTTAGACGATACCAACAGTATAAATGGCAACTAACCAGGGGTGTTGAGGAAGAGAATCTACTTCAAAGCCTCCCTAAGGACCTCCGAAGGGACATAACACGCCATCTTTGCTTAAACCTTCTCAAGAGT gTGCCAATGTTTGAAAAAATGGATATTCAACTGTTTGATGCACTTTGTGATCGTCTCAAACCAGTTATTCACACAGAGAAGAGCTGCATTATCCTTGAGGGGGATCCAGTGGATGAGATGCTCTTTATCATGCGAGGAAACCTGACCACTATCACTACTAATGCTGGAAAAAAAGGTAACGCTGGTGATCTGAAGGCTGGAGATTTCTGTGGAGAAGAACTTTTTGCGTGGGCCTTGAATCCCCGCTCCTCTACCAGTCTTCCCATTTCAACAAGAACAGTAATAGCTCAGACAGAGGTTGAGGCCTTTGTGCTACGGGCTGCTGATTTGAAGTTTGTGGCCTCTCAGTTTCGGCGTCTTCATGACAAGCAGTTCCAGCATATTTTCAG GTTCTACTCCTTACAATGGAAAACGTGGGCAGCTCGTCGCATCCAAGCAGTTTGGCGCAGGTACCATGAGAGAAAGCTTTATAAGTCTTTGCATGAAGCAGAAGACAGATTGCAAGATGGTGTGACAGATGAAGCAGGGAC CTCAAAGGTTGAACACAATGGTGAAGGCAAAGCACCAAAAAGGTTGCTTCTACTGCCACAGAAGCCTGATGAACCCAATTTCATTGGTGAAGATTAA
- the LOC126720405 gene encoding cyclic nucleotide-gated ion channel 1-like isoform X2, whose protein sequence is MDSKRLKIFRFNDRSTEPSLSSGQKSDFEHGLRPRSFRTTVGRVLESLQGRFDRGSERIKSFKKLKSIPYVGDQPKKVPAPAPTPKKTILDPQGQFLQTWNKVFVLSCVISVAVDPLFFYIPVIDENHNKDKNEDYKCFDADEKLATIACVLRSLFDAFYVLHIIFQFRTGFIAPSSQVFGRGETITDPVAIAKRYLSTYFLIDILSILPLPQVVVCVIIFTKKTKAPLIMKQMLKLVIFLQYVPRLSRLYPLYMEVTRASGILTQTAWAGAAYNLFLYMLASHVVGAFWYLFAIEREGACWEEHCHDYIECGGNLPCGQGLCKSFKCLNESCRYTKPDDVEKATDFDFGIFTDVLKNGLLLHTTDFKVKLSYCFWWAFRNLGCAGQNLETSTYIWEIVFAVAISTFGLVLFSLLIGNMQRYLQSTTMRVEEMRVKRTDAERWMSHRMLPEELRARVRRYQQYKWQLTRGVEEQNLLKSLPKDLRRDITRHLCLSLLKSVPMFEKMDIQLFDALCDRLKPVLHTGKSCIILEGDPVDEMLFIMRGNLTTITTNAGEKGNAGDLKAGDFCGEELFAWALNPHSSTSLPISTRTVIAQTEVEAFVLRAADLKFVASQFRRLHSKQFQHIFRYYSLQWKMWAARRIQAVWRRYHERKLYKSLHEAEDRLQDGVTDEAGTSKVEHNGEGKAPKRLLLLPQKPDEPNFIGED, encoded by the exons ATGGATTCCAAGCGACTTAAAATTTTCAG GTTTAACGATCGGAGTACAGAACCATCTTTGAGTTCTGGGCAGAAATCTGACTTTGAACATGGACTACGTCCAAGAAGCTTTAGAACAACAGTTGGCAGAGTTTTGGAGAGTCTTCAGGGAAGATTCGATAGGGGTTCCGAGAGGATTAAAAGCttcaaaaaactgaaaagcatCCCTTATGTAGGTGATCAGCCAAAAAAAGTGCCAGCTCCAGCTCCTACTCCTAAGAAGACAATTCTTGATCCTCAGGGTCAATTTCTTCAAACTTGGAACAAAGTATTTGTGCTCTCTTGTGTCATATCTGTGGCCGTGGACCCTTTGTTCTTTTACATCCCAGTGATCGACGAGAACCATAATAAGGACAAGAATGAAGATTACAAATGCTTCGATGCGGACGAAAAACTAGCAACAATTGCTTGTGTTCTTCGTTCACTCTTTGATGCCTTTTATGTACTTCATATAATCTTTCAGTTCCGTACTGGGTTTATTGCCCCTTCTTCTCAAGTCTTCGGAAGGGGTGAAACGATTACTGATCCGGTGGCTATAGCAAAAAGATACTTATCCACATACTTCCTCATTGACATTCTGTCAATTCTTCCATTGCCACAG GTGGTAGTTTGTGTTATcattttcactaaaaaaacCAAAGCTCCATTAATCATGAAGCAAATGTTGAAGCTCGTAATCTTCTTACAATATGTACCTAGACTCTCTCGGCTCTATCCACTATACATGGAAGTAACAAGAGCCTCAGGGATACTGACTCAGACAGCATGGGCTGGAGCTGcttataatctttttctttatatgttaGCCAGTCAC GTAGTTGGAGCTTTTTGGTACTTGTTTGCCATTGAACGAGAGGGTGCATGCTGGGAAGAGCACTGTCATGATTATATCGAATGTGGAGGTAATCTTCCCTGTGGTCAAGGCCTCTGTAAAAGCTTTAAATGTCTAAATGAGAGCTGTCGTTATACCAAACCTGATGATGTTGAAAAAGCAACGGACTTTGACTTTGGAATATTTACTGACGTTCTCAAGAATGGACTGTTGCTACATACAACAGATTTTAAAGTGAAATTGTCTTACTGCTTTTGGTGGGCTTTTCGTAATCTTGG CTGTGCTGGCCAAAACCTTGAAACAAGCACTTATATATGGGAGATAGTATTTGCTGTCGCAATATCCACCTTTGGGTTGGTTTTATTCTCGTTACTTATTGGCAATATGCAG AGATATCTGCAATCCACAACAATGAGAGTAGAAGAAATGAGAGTGAAAAGGACTGATGCAGAACGGTGGATGTCCCACCGTATGCTCCCTGAGGAATTAAGGGCACGAGTTAGACGATACCAACAGTATAAATGGCAACTAACCAGAGGTGTTGAGGAACAGAATCTACTTAAAAGCCTTCCTAAGGACCTCCGAAGGGACATAACACGCCATCTTTGCTTAAGTCTTCTCAAGAGT gTGCCAATGTTTGAAAAAATGGATATTCAACTGTTTGATGCACTTTGTGATCGTCTCAAACCAGTTCTTCACACAGGGAAGAGCTGCATTATCCTTGAGGGGGATCCAGTGGATGAGATGCTCTTTATCATGCGAGGAAACCTGACCACTATCACTACTAATGCTGGAGAAAAAGGTAACGCTGGTGATTTGAAGGCCGGTGACTTCTGTGGAGAAGAACTTTTTGCATGGGCCTTGAATCCCCACTCTTCTACCAGTCTTCCCATTTCAACAAGAACAGTAATAGCTCAGACAGAGGTTGAAGCCTTTGTGCTAAGGGCGGCTGATTTGAAGTTTGTGGCCTCTCAGTTTCGGCGTCTTCATAGCAAGCAGTTCCAGCATATTTTCAG GTACTACTCCTTACAATGGAAAATGTGGGCAGCTCGTCGCATCCAAGCAGTTTGGCGCAGGTACCATGAGAGAAAGCTTTATAAGTCTTTACATGAAGCAGAAGACAGATTGCAAGATGGTGTGACAGATGAAGCAGGGACCTCAAAGGTTGAACACAATGGTGAAGGCAAAGCACCAAAAAGGTTGCTTCTACTGCCACAGAAGCCTGATGAACCCAATTTCATTGGTGAAGATTAA